From Coccinella septempunctata chromosome 4, icCocSept1.1, whole genome shotgun sequence, a single genomic window includes:
- the LOC123311478 gene encoding uncharacterized protein LOC123311478, giving the protein MSFLNLPKKMETALMWIEFSGRQDIDLSKSYTMCNFTKDYRVRLYNLCILLQFEAFHPRKLLYVGRIPFMKGPPKEPHVMEGEQFETYTSNTDDILSSVPERSSHTLQSTSKSFPRSDRKIRKLKTTINSLALGCKIYGISNICSFRFFIKIVQIQQILLIQKNLLHGKTTLKYNSSIYTFVSSIQSCIICIQVFSKVRISTKLFSPVVPVKRNLTFKYTL; this is encoded by the exons atgagttttttgaatttaccaaagaaaatggaaac tgctctgaTGTGGATAGAATTTTCTGGGCGTCAAGACATTGACTTGAGTAAAAGCTACACTATGTGCAAttttaccaaagattatagagttaggctctataatctttgcattttaCTTCAATTTGAAGCTTTTCATCCACGTAAGTTGCTGTATGTAGGAAGGATCCCATTCATGAAAGGACCACCAAAGGAACCACATGTGATGGAGGGCGAGCAGTTTGAAACCTATACAtcaaatactgatg atattctttcgagTGTACCTGAAAGAAGTTCTCACACTCTGCAGAGTACTTCCAAGTCTttccccagaagtgatagaaagatccgAAAACTGAAAACAACAATCAACTCCTTGGCCTTGGGATGCAAAATATATGGTAtatcgaatatttgttcatttagatttttcataaaaattgtacaaattcaacaaattctattgattcaaaaaaatttattgcatggaaaaACAACTTTGAAATATAATAGTTCAATATATACTTTTGTATCCTCCATTCAAAGCTGTATTATTTGTatacaggtgttttcaaaggtgagaatttcaacaaaattattCTCACCAGTTGTACCTGTCAAAAgaaacctcacctttaaatataccctgtaa
- the LOC123312057 gene encoding uncharacterized protein LOC123312057, with amino-acid sequence MFRVLLLRGGNYISPQMAMEVESSNIGTASICFGAFSDVGFTREQVQCVTCEKLKSTNMTMDVSNRKVDLRGDTHIENKSDRIQMTAKASVKRPFDVAFLMLPDEKMKQKKLAKLQERKIEVTIPDPEEEDEEIEVGDHNENFRNDCKIQKFLSSHHQKQQIFDDPGLIKAKNLEELRAKTSPSYEQRSAFTKVNLANKETNNCISPALSISPDLTYQHSLSPSPPIRTYQNFSNNLLPQSHLFKTQANGFSGNFDTFNSAPIIEGHHFLMKTDNRLANNLGKVRPIYRPELAYNYGQFPTHTEMMKMTPTAPDLGLRNPAAAILTSLLPPSLAALSLPAQNVCAKCNISFRMTSDLVYHMRSHHKNDSVDMNKKKREDKLKCPVCAESFRERHHLTRHMTAHQDKEEDDIIKKKDVQQ; translated from the exons ATGTTTCGCGTCCTTCTCCTAAGGGGTGGGAATTACATTTCGCCCCAGATGGCTATGGAGGTTGAATCCAGCAATATTGGGACAGCTAGTATCTGTTTCGGGGCATTTAGTGACGTTGGTTTCACGAGAGAACAAGTACAGTGCGTGACTTGTGAGAAATTGAAATCGACGAATATGACAATGGATGTTAGTAATCGCAAGGTGGATTTACGGGGTGACACACATATCGAAAACAAAAGTGATAGAATTCAAATGACTGCCAAAGCTTCAGTGAAAAGACCCTTCGATGTAGCATTTCTGATGTTACCTGACGAAAAAATGAAACAGAAAAAGTTGGCCAAGTTGCAAGAGAGGAAAATAGAGGTGACAATTCCCGATCCCGAAGAAGAAGATGAAGAAATTGAAGTTGGGGACCACAACgaaaatttcagaaacgatTGCAAAATCCAGAAATTTTTATCTTCACATCATCAAAAACAACAGATATTCGACGATCCAGGTTTGATCAAGGCTAAAAACTTAGAAGAACTCAGAGCTAAAACATCACCCAGTTACGAACAGCGAAGTGCATTCACCAAGGTCAATTTAGCGAATAAGGAAACTAATAATTGTATATCTCCGGCTCTGTCTATCAGTCCAGATTTGACTTATCAACATTCTTTAAGTCCGTCACCTCCGATACGTACATACCAAAACTTCTCCAACAATTTGTTACCTCAAAGTCATCTGTTTAAGACTCAAGCAAATGGCTTTTCTGGCAATTTTGATACCTTCAATAGTGCGCCCATAATCGAAGGACATCATTTTCTCATGAAGACAGACAATAGGTTGGCCAATAATTTGGGGAAGGTTCGCCCCATATACAGACCAGAATTGGCTTACAATTATGGACAGTTCCCAACGCACACG gaaatgatgaaaatgactCCTACCGCCCCCGATCTAGGCTTAAGAAATCCTGCCGCCGCAATCTTGACATCCTTGCTACCACCATCGCTTGCTGCTTTATCCCTGCCAGCACAAAACGTCTGTGCGAAATGCAACATTTCCTTCCGCATGACCTCAGACTTAGTCTACCACATGAGGTCGCATCATAAAAATGACTCGGTAGATATGAACAAAAAAAAGCGAGAGGATAAATTGAAATGCCCTGTTTGCGCAGAATCTTTCAGAGAAAGGCATCATTTAACGAGGCATATGACCGCGCATCAGGATAAGGAGgaagatgatattatcaaaaAGAAGGACGTTCAGCAGTAG